A genomic region of Papaver somniferum cultivar HN1 chromosome 7, ASM357369v1, whole genome shotgun sequence contains the following coding sequences:
- the LOC113297503 gene encoding uncharacterized protein LOC113297503, giving the protein MEVFGKSTIVAAPTNVIYLSSILGREGMIPSHRCDWKCQNENVWGNMYVCKLTKLTHICDKNCNQRILYDNHSSLCRVSGQVFPLTPLEEQAVRGVRRKLEAENSSSPDNNTNSCSFKRRRDAQLHPSPFERSFTAVAPICSQIGDGGMDMS; this is encoded by the coding sequence ATGGAGGTATTTGGAAAATCTACTATTGTTGCTGCGCCAACAAAcgttatttatttatcaagtataCTGGGTCGTGAAGGGATGATTCCTAGTCACAGATGTGATTGGAAATGTCAAAATGAGAATGTTTGGGGAAACATGTATGTCTGCAAGCTAACAAAGCTTACCCACATCTGTGACAAAAACTGTAACCAGAGAATTTTGTACGATAACCATAGCTCCCTTTGCAGAGTCAGTGGTCAGGTTTTCCCTCTTACCCCACTGGAAGAGCAAGCGGTGAGAGGAGTCCGGAGGAAGCTGGAAGCAGAGAATTCCTCCTCCCCTGATAATAATACCAATTCATGTTCTTTTAAACGAAGACGAGATGCTCAGCTTCATCCTTCTCCTTTTGAGAGGTCTTTCACTGCAGTCGCTCCAATCTGCAGTCAAATTGGAGACGGCGGCATGGACATGAGTTAG